The following proteins are co-located in the Pseudomonas sp. DY-1 genome:
- a CDS encoding PA2169 family four-helix-bundle protein, with product MIDRHETAKVLNGLVQTCKDGEEGFRTCAKAVLSPPLQELFEARAEECAASAEKLQSLVMELGDTPEDDTSIGGDMHRHWIDFKALVTGQNEKAILDECERGEDAAMEDYQKALDQPLPPAIREIVQVQYAGVIRNHGQIRALRESGRI from the coding sequence ATGATCGATCGACACGAAACGGCCAAGGTCCTCAACGGACTCGTACAGACCTGCAAGGATGGAGAAGAGGGTTTTCGCACCTGCGCCAAGGCGGTCCTGAGCCCACCGTTGCAGGAACTCTTCGAGGCCCGCGCCGAAGAATGCGCGGCGTCGGCAGAGAAACTGCAGAGTCTGGTTATGGAGCTGGGTGACACGCCCGAGGATGACACCAGCATTGGCGGCGACATGCACCGCCACTGGATCGATTTCAAGGCGCTCGTCACCGGGCAGAACGAGAAGGCCATCCTCGATGAGTGCGAGCGGGGCGAGGACGCCGCGATGGAAGACTATCAGAAGGCCCTGGATCAACCCTTGCCACCCGCGATACGCGAGATCGTCCAGGTGCAGTACGCCGGCGTGATACGCAATCATGGACAGATCCGTGCGTTGCGCGAAAGTGGGCGAATCTGA
- a CDS encoding alpha-1,4-glucan--maltose-1-phosphate maltosyltransferase: protein MLPTQEGESTAIRAAREPRLAIEGVEPVVDGGRFPAKCICGQTLEVRAVIFADGHDQLAADLLWKMAGHSDWRRVSMEPLGNDHWAALLMPEAEGRLEFAIEAWQDVYASFRYELTKKYGAGVPVSLELAEGAALVRRIAGEAPAHMTRELGQLLARLDGCRGIQDQVALFIETEIGALMRRAEHRPHLLRSPTYPVEVERRLALFGSWYELFPRSESNDPTRHGTFADVCRRLPDIAGMGFDVLYFPPIHPIGRTHRKGPNNSLHAGPDDPGSPYAIGSEEGGHDAVHPKLGSLVDFRMLVDTAHAHGLEVALDFAIQCSPDHPWLRQHPGWFSWRPDGTIRHAENPPKKYEDIVNVDFYAEPAIPGLWLALRDVVLGWVEQGVSLFRVDNPHTKPLPFWEWLIAEVRQRHPQVIFLSEAFTRPAMMARLGKLGFSQSYTYFTWRNTKAELQKYFTELNQPPWRDCYRPNFFVNTPDINPFFLQHAGRAGFLIRAALATMGSGLWGMYAGFELCESAPVPGKEEYLNSEKYQLRARDYDAPGNIRAEITQLNMIRRDNPALQTHLGFKAYNAWNDQILYFGKRTDDLSNFILIAISLDPQQPQEAHFELPLWEFGLPDDADLEGEDLMSGHRWTWHGKVQWMRIDPSHLPFGIWRVRPVR, encoded by the coding sequence ATGCTTCCGACGCAAGAAGGAGAATCCACGGCGATTCGCGCGGCACGGGAACCCCGCTTGGCCATCGAGGGAGTGGAACCGGTGGTCGACGGCGGGCGCTTTCCAGCCAAATGCATTTGCGGCCAGACCCTGGAAGTCCGGGCGGTCATCTTCGCCGACGGCCATGACCAGTTGGCGGCGGACCTGCTCTGGAAAATGGCGGGACACTCCGACTGGCGACGCGTGTCGATGGAGCCTCTCGGCAACGATCATTGGGCCGCCCTGTTGATGCCCGAGGCGGAAGGACGCCTGGAGTTCGCCATCGAAGCGTGGCAGGACGTTTATGCGAGCTTTCGTTACGAATTGACGAAGAAGTATGGGGCTGGCGTCCCGGTGTCGCTGGAACTGGCCGAAGGTGCAGCGCTGGTCCGACGGATTGCCGGCGAGGCTCCAGCGCACATGACAAGGGAACTCGGCCAACTCCTGGCACGACTCGATGGCTGCCGGGGAATCCAGGACCAGGTGGCACTGTTCATCGAAACTGAGATAGGCGCGCTGATGCGACGCGCCGAGCACCGTCCTCATCTCCTGCGCAGCCCCACGTACCCCGTGGAAGTGGAACGGCGCCTCGCCCTGTTCGGCAGCTGGTATGAGCTCTTTCCCCGCTCTGAAAGCAATGACCCAACGCGTCACGGTACCTTCGCTGATGTCTGTCGGCGCCTGCCGGACATCGCCGGGATGGGTTTCGACGTGCTCTATTTCCCACCCATCCATCCCATTGGCCGGACCCATCGCAAAGGCCCCAACAACAGCCTGCATGCCGGGCCGGACGATCCCGGCAGCCCCTACGCCATCGGTAGCGAAGAGGGCGGCCATGATGCCGTCCATCCCAAACTGGGCAGCCTCGTGGATTTCCGCATGCTGGTTGATACGGCTCATGCGCACGGCCTGGAGGTGGCCCTGGACTTCGCCATCCAGTGCTCCCCCGACCACCCGTGGCTCCGGCAGCATCCGGGCTGGTTCAGCTGGCGACCGGACGGCACCATTCGCCACGCGGAGAATCCGCCGAAGAAGTACGAGGACATCGTCAATGTCGACTTCTACGCCGAGCCGGCCATCCCCGGCCTGTGGCTGGCGTTGCGGGACGTCGTGCTCGGTTGGGTGGAGCAGGGCGTCAGCCTGTTTCGCGTCGATAACCCGCACACCAAGCCACTGCCATTCTGGGAATGGCTGATCGCCGAAGTGCGGCAGCGGCATCCGCAGGTGATCTTCCTCTCCGAAGCCTTTACCCGGCCGGCCATGATGGCGCGGCTGGGAAAACTCGGCTTCAGCCAGAGCTACACCTATTTCACCTGGCGCAATACCAAGGCCGAATTGCAGAAGTACTTCACTGAGCTGAACCAGCCGCCCTGGCGGGATTGTTACCGTCCCAACTTTTTCGTGAATACGCCGGACATCAACCCGTTCTTCCTGCAGCACGCAGGCCGCGCCGGCTTTCTCATCCGCGCCGCCCTGGCGACCATGGGCTCCGGGCTCTGGGGTATGTACGCGGGCTTCGAGCTGTGCGAATCGGCGCCCGTGCCCGGCAAGGAGGAATACCTGAACTCAGAGAAGTACCAGCTGCGCGCGCGGGACTACGACGCTCCCGGCAACATTCGCGCGGAGATCACGCAACTGAACATGATCCGCCGCGACAATCCCGCCCTGCAGACCCATCTGGGCTTCAAGGCCTACAACGCGTGGAACGACCAGATCCTCTACTTCGGCAAGCGCACCGATGACTTGTCGAACTTCATCCTGATTGCCATCAGCCTCGATCCGCAGCAGCCACAGGAAGCGCATTTCGAGCTCCCCTTGTGGGAGTTCGGACTACCGGACGACGCCGACTTGGAAGGCGAGGACCTCATGAGCGGCCACCGCTGGACATGGCACGGCAAGGTGCAATGGATGCGCATCGACCCCTCGCACCTGCCATTCGGTATCTGGCGTGTCCGTCCGGTCCGTTGA
- a CDS encoding S9 family peptidase translates to MTAHSEQVEIVVDNEAIAGTLLAPETRVPGVLFVHGWGGSQQRDLARARGIAGLGCVCLTFDLRGHEKTIAAKESVTRRHNLEDIVAAYDRLATHPAIDAEAIAVIGSSYGGYLATFLSTLRPVKWLALRVPALYWDDEWDLPKHMLDAGRLARYRNIPWNPVDNLALKACAGFTGDVLLVESEHDTFVPHTTLMSYRAAFERAHSLTHRILDGADHALSQDCDQQAYTGILTNWFSEMVIGARVGSYPHHSARYS, encoded by the coding sequence ATGACAGCACATAGCGAACAGGTGGAAATCGTTGTGGACAACGAAGCCATAGCCGGAACGCTCCTGGCGCCCGAGACCAGAGTCCCGGGCGTTCTCTTCGTGCATGGCTGGGGCGGCAGCCAACAGCGGGACCTGGCCCGCGCCCGTGGCATTGCTGGTCTGGGCTGCGTATGCCTGACCTTCGACCTTCGCGGCCACGAGAAGACCATCGCCGCGAAGGAAAGCGTCACCCGGCGGCACAACCTCGAAGACATCGTGGCTGCCTACGACCGACTGGCGACCCATCCGGCGATCGACGCCGAGGCCATCGCGGTGATAGGCAGCAGCTACGGCGGCTACCTCGCGACCTTTCTCTCCACGTTGCGGCCGGTGAAATGGTTGGCCCTGCGGGTGCCCGCGCTGTACTGGGACGATGAGTGGGATTTACCGAAGCATATGCTGGACGCCGGGCGTCTGGCGCGGTACCGCAACATTCCCTGGAATCCGGTGGACAACCTCGCGCTGAAGGCCTGTGCGGGGTTTACCGGAGATGTCCTGCTGGTGGAGTCCGAGCACGACACCTTCGTGCCGCACACCACCCTGATGAGCTATCGCGCGGCGTTCGAGCGAGCCCACTCCCTGACCCACAGGATTCTGGATGGCGCGGACCATGCCCTTAGCCAGGACTGCGACCAGCAGGCCTACACGGGAATCCTCACCAACTGGTTCAGCGAGATGGTCATCGGCGCGCGGGTGGGTAGCTATCCCCATCATTCGGCGCGCTACTCCTAG
- a CDS encoding Rho termination factor N-terminal domain-containing protein, which translates to MPRGSKAKYTEKQKRKAEHIEESYEAKGVPKEEAEARAWATVNKQSGGGERAGGSGQRTSAGEKQAARKSSARRAVATRRGLPRPDQKMNAMSKSELMEHARKRNIPGRSRMRKDELIEALREPA; encoded by the coding sequence ATGCCACGCGGAAGCAAAGCCAAGTACACCGAGAAACAGAAGCGCAAGGCCGAGCACATTGAAGAGAGCTACGAGGCCAAGGGCGTGCCAAAGGAAGAAGCCGAAGCGCGCGCCTGGGCGACGGTCAACAAGCAGTCCGGCGGCGGCGAACGCGCCGGCGGGTCCGGTCAGCGCACCAGCGCCGGGGAAAAGCAGGCAGCCCGTAAATCCTCCGCCCGTCGCGCAGTGGCGACCCGCAGAGGCCTACCTCGCCCCGACCAGAAAATGAACGCCATGAGCAAGAGCGAACTAATGGAGCACGCACGCAAGCGCAACATTCCTGGCCGATCCAGGATGCGCAAGGATGAACTGATCGAGGCGCTGCGCGAACCCGCCTGA
- the treS gene encoding maltose alpha-D-glucosyltransferase has translation MAKRSGRFVFLNDPHWYKDAIIYQVHVKSFYDANNDGVGDFAGLIEKLDYIAELGVNTIWLLPFYPSPRRDDGYDIAMYRGVHADYGTLADARRFIDEAHRRGLRVITELVINHTSDQHPWFQRARHARKGSRVRDYYVWSDTDDKYSGTRIIFIDTEKSNWSWDPVAGQYFWHRFYSHQPDLNFDNPRVLSAVLKVMRFWLDMGVDGLRLDAIPYLIERDGTSSENLSETHAVLKRIRAELDARYQDRMLLAEANQWPEDTRPYFGEDDECHMAFHFPLMPRMYMAIAQEDRFPITDILRQTPEIPPNCQWAIFLRNHDELTLEMVTDDERDYLWDYYAGDRRARLNLGIRRRLAPLVERDRRRVELLNSLLLSMPGTPTLYYGDEIGMGDNIFLGDRDGVRTPMQWSIDRNGGFSRANPASLVLPPIMDPLYGYQTINVEAQAHDPHSLLNWMRRMLNVRKQQKAFGRGSVKMLSPSNRRILAYLREYRDGDGRDESILCVANLSSAAQAVELELADYDGRVPVEMVGGASFPPIGQLTYLLTLPPYGFYWFYLADASQMPSWHKKPVERMPELQTLVLLRQIDEIIQIKARQTLEFEALPLYLPKRRWFGGGKVAAGSVHLLYAMPLDEGPDAPVIAEIEVHGAHGPECYQLPLAVVPERASGSDLPQQLALARIRRGRKVELLTDAFSLPGFSLDILRHLRAGSVLRGADGELQFLPEDALADFDPGPHPEVKLITAEQSNSSALIGGRLLLKLLRRGFPGVHPEVEMGRFLTHHGFNHVAPFLGEVLRVDEDGQPHTLMVLQRYLDNQGDAWTWTLNNLDRAIRDCMAGGEADSDQGALAELRVFAGTLGKRIGEMHAVLARPTEDPDFGYQPSDEGDSSTWATRISAQLREALSALAHVEERLGSDDVGSLRWLRAEEERLLMVIGRLATLAAGGIRIRVHGDLHLGQVLVVQGDAYIIDFEGEPNRPLAERRQRHSPMKDVAGMLRSFDYAAAVARRKVCGADSTVEARDACTTVIARYRANARTAFLDAYRLAARCLPHEWHGREGEGAALALFSLEKVAYEILYERGHRPDWIDVPLHGLLELARHLLGHRT, from the coding sequence ATGGCCAAGCGCAGTGGAAGGTTCGTTTTCCTGAATGACCCGCACTGGTACAAGGACGCGATCATCTACCAAGTCCATGTGAAGTCTTTTTACGACGCCAACAACGACGGTGTCGGTGATTTCGCCGGGCTGATCGAGAAGCTGGATTACATCGCCGAACTCGGCGTCAACACCATCTGGTTGCTGCCGTTCTACCCCTCGCCTAGGCGCGACGACGGCTACGACATCGCCATGTACCGGGGGGTGCACGCGGACTACGGCACCCTTGCCGATGCCCGACGCTTCATCGACGAGGCCCATCGTCGGGGGCTGCGGGTGATTACCGAGCTGGTCATCAACCACACCTCGGACCAGCACCCTTGGTTCCAGCGGGCACGCCACGCCAGGAAGGGCTCCCGGGTACGGGACTATTACGTCTGGTCGGATACGGACGACAAGTACTCCGGCACCCGGATCATCTTCATCGACACCGAGAAATCGAACTGGAGCTGGGACCCGGTGGCCGGCCAATACTTCTGGCATCGTTTCTATTCCCACCAGCCCGATCTGAACTTCGACAATCCGCGCGTGCTGAGCGCGGTGCTGAAGGTCATGCGCTTCTGGCTGGACATGGGGGTGGACGGACTGCGCCTGGACGCGATCCCGTACCTGATCGAGCGCGACGGCACCAGCAGCGAGAACCTGTCGGAGACCCACGCCGTGCTCAAGCGCATCCGTGCCGAGCTGGATGCGCGCTACCAGGATCGGATGCTGCTGGCTGAAGCCAACCAGTGGCCGGAAGACACGCGTCCGTACTTCGGCGAGGACGACGAATGCCACATGGCCTTCCACTTTCCGCTGATGCCGCGCATGTACATGGCCATCGCCCAGGAGGACCGCTTCCCAATCACCGACATCCTGCGCCAGACGCCGGAGATTCCGCCGAACTGCCAGTGGGCGATATTCCTGCGTAATCACGATGAACTCACCCTGGAAATGGTCACCGATGACGAGCGCGACTACCTCTGGGACTACTACGCGGGAGACCGGCGGGCGCGACTTAACCTGGGTATCCGTCGTCGCCTGGCGCCACTGGTGGAGCGCGACCGTCGTCGCGTGGAATTGCTGAACAGTCTGCTGTTGTCCATGCCCGGGACACCGACGCTGTATTACGGCGACGAGATCGGAATGGGCGACAACATCTTCCTCGGAGACAGGGACGGCGTGCGCACGCCGATGCAGTGGTCGATCGACCGCAATGGCGGGTTCTCCCGTGCGAATCCCGCCAGCCTGGTCCTTCCGCCGATCATGGACCCGCTGTATGGCTACCAGACCATCAATGTCGAAGCGCAGGCCCATGATCCTCATTCGCTGCTCAACTGGATGCGCCGCATGCTCAATGTGCGCAAGCAGCAGAAGGCTTTCGGCCGGGGCAGCGTGAAAATGCTCTCGCCGAGCAACCGGCGCATCCTTGCCTACCTGCGCGAATATCGCGATGGCGACGGGCGCGACGAGAGCATCCTCTGCGTGGCCAACCTCTCCAGTGCCGCCCAGGCCGTCGAATTGGAGCTGGCCGACTATGACGGCCGCGTGCCGGTGGAAATGGTCGGCGGCGCCTCATTTCCACCCATCGGCCAGCTCACCTACCTCCTGACACTACCGCCCTACGGCTTCTACTGGTTCTACCTGGCCGATGCCTCGCAGATGCCCAGCTGGCACAAGAAGCCAGTCGAGCGGATGCCGGAACTGCAGACCCTGGTCCTGCTGCGGCAGATCGACGAAATCATCCAGATCAAGGCGCGCCAGACCCTGGAGTTCGAGGCACTTCCGCTTTACCTACCCAAGCGCCGCTGGTTCGGGGGAGGTAAAGTCGCGGCAGGCAGCGTGCACCTGCTCTATGCGATGCCGCTCGACGAGGGGCCGGACGCTCCGGTGATCGCGGAAATCGAGGTCCACGGCGCCCATGGTCCCGAGTGCTACCAGTTGCCGCTCGCCGTGGTACCTGAGCGCGCCAGCGGCAGCGACCTCCCGCAACAGCTCGCCCTGGCGCGGATACGTCGAGGACGCAAGGTCGAGCTGCTGACCGATGCATTCTCGCTGCCGGGCTTCAGCCTCGACATCCTGCGCCACCTGCGTGCTGGCTCGGTGCTGCGCGGTGCGGATGGCGAACTGCAGTTCCTCCCCGAAGACGCGTTGGCCGACTTCGATCCGGGCCCGCACCCCGAGGTGAAACTGATCACCGCGGAACAATCCAACAGTTCCGCGCTGATCGGTGGCCGGTTGTTGCTCAAACTGCTGCGTCGTGGCTTCCCCGGTGTGCACCCGGAAGTCGAGATGGGACGCTTCCTCACCCATCACGGCTTCAACCACGTCGCGCCTTTCCTGGGCGAGGTGTTGCGCGTGGACGAGGATGGCCAGCCGCATACGCTGATGGTCTTGCAGCGCTATCTGGACAACCAGGGCGATGCCTGGACCTGGACGCTGAACAACCTTGATCGGGCCATACGCGATTGCATGGCTGGTGGGGAGGCGGACAGCGACCAGGGTGCCCTGGCGGAGCTTCGGGTATTCGCCGGTACCCTGGGCAAGCGCATCGGCGAAATGCACGCGGTGTTGGCGCGGCCCACCGAGGATCCCGATTTCGGATACCAGCCGAGCGACGAAGGCGACAGCTCCACGTGGGCCACCCGCATCAGCGCACAGCTGCGCGAGGCTTTGAGCGCCCTGGCCCATGTCGAGGAACGGCTGGGTTCGGACGATGTCGGCTCTTTGCGGTGGCTGCGCGCCGAGGAAGAGCGCCTGCTGATGGTCATCGGCCGCCTGGCGACCCTGGCTGCCGGAGGCATCCGGATTCGCGTGCATGGCGATCTGCACCTGGGTCAGGTGCTGGTGGTGCAGGGTGATGCCTACATCATCGACTTCGAGGGTGAGCCCAACCGGCCCTTGGCTGAGCGACGCCAACGCCATAGCCCAATGAAGGATGTGGCCGGCATGCTCAGGTCGTTCGACTACGCGGCGGCAGTGGCCCGGCGCAAGGTCTGCGGTGCCGACAGCACCGTCGAAGCGCGGGATGCGTGCACCACGGTCATCGCCCGCTATCGGGCCAATGCGCGCACTGCCTTCCTCGATGCCTATCGGCTCGCTGCCCGGTGCTTGCCCCATGAATGGCACGGCCGGGAAGGCGAGGGCGCTGCCCTGGCGCTGTTCAGCCTGGAAAAGGTCGCCTATGAAATTCTCTACGAACGCGGTCACCGCCCGGACTGGATCGACGTGCCCCTGCACGGGCTGCTGGAACTGGCGCGCCACCTGCTGGGACACCGCACATGA
- a CDS encoding CBS domain-containing protein: MKISEVMTRNVQTTTPERSLREVASLMESIDSGAILVHEGDRLVGMVTDRDIALRGVAAGLGGETPVRQIMSGDVRYCFEDEDVQHVAANMAQIQLRRLPVLNREKRLVGVVSLGNIVASRSEHASATVLQGVARAH, translated from the coding sequence ATGAAAATCAGCGAAGTCATGACGCGAAACGTTCAGACCACTACGCCGGAGCGAAGCCTGCGGGAAGTCGCTTCACTCATGGAGAGCATCGACAGCGGCGCGATCCTGGTGCACGAAGGCGATAGGCTGGTCGGCATGGTTACCGATCGGGATATCGCCCTGCGCGGCGTAGCAGCGGGGCTTGGCGGGGAAACGCCGGTGCGTCAGATCATGAGCGGCGATGTGCGCTACTGCTTCGAAGACGAAGACGTCCAGCACGTCGCCGCCAACATGGCGCAGATCCAGCTGCGCCGGCTCCCCGTGCTCAATCGCGAAAAGCGCCTTGTGGGTGTGGTGTCACTCGGCAATATCGTCGCCAGTCGCAGTGAGCACGCCAGCGCCACGGTACTCCAAGGCGTCGCTCGCGCTCACTGA
- a CDS encoding phosphotransferase system, HPr-related protein, with amino-acid sequence MIRDKPTPWEDTEYRMNSPRELDFNQERDTREGSIEDLRPTGEAEQEYASESVVEHGDQSPYAPYDQTGARSPEEPGGGPADTELRTVGESEIGGGIGLDEGELARSAPLDGKPWTDRVSPVDDDGNE; translated from the coding sequence ATGATTCGCGACAAACCCACCCCCTGGGAAGATACCGAGTACCGCATGAACTCACCTCGCGAGCTGGACTTCAATCAGGAGCGAGATACCCGTGAGGGCAGCATCGAAGACTTGCGCCCGACCGGCGAGGCCGAGCAGGAATATGCGTCGGAGTCTGTGGTGGAACACGGCGACCAGTCACCCTACGCCCCGTATGACCAGACTGGCGCCCGCTCGCCGGAAGAACCTGGCGGTGGCCCAGCAGATACCGAACTGCGCACGGTGGGTGAATCCGAGATCGGCGGCGGCATCGGTCTCGATGAAGGGGAGCTTGCGCGTTCCGCCCCCCTCGACGGCAAGCCCTGGACCGACCGGGTGTCTCCGGTGGATGACGACGGAAACGAGTGA
- a CDS encoding MgtC/SapB family protein has protein sequence MELGERILDTLLADFADLGDVEGLVRALLRFLMAILLGGLLGYEREVKGKSAGMRTHMLVCLGATLFVMALEQDGAGHDAISRVIQGITAGIGFLCAGTILKGRSPADVKGLTTAAGIWSAAAIGVAVGLGREATAVLATLLALMVLHVLPLLVDPAGNGKNDQEKE, from the coding sequence ATGGAACTGGGTGAACGCATCCTCGACACCCTGCTTGCGGATTTTGCCGATCTCGGCGACGTCGAGGGGTTGGTTCGAGCGCTGCTGCGTTTTCTGATGGCGATTCTCCTTGGGGGATTGCTTGGCTACGAACGGGAGGTCAAGGGTAAATCGGCCGGCATGCGCACCCACATGCTGGTCTGTCTCGGCGCGACACTGTTCGTCATGGCCCTGGAACAGGACGGGGCAGGCCACGACGCTATTAGCCGGGTAATCCAGGGCATTACGGCGGGCATCGGCTTCCTCTGCGCCGGCACCATCCTCAAGGGGCGCAGTCCTGCCGACGTTAAGGGGCTGACCACCGCGGCCGGTATCTGGTCTGCCGCCGCCATTGGTGTTGCCGTCGGCTTGGGTCGGGAGGCCACGGCGGTGCTCGCAACCCTGTTGGCACTGATGGTGCTGCATGTACTCCCGTTGCTGGTCGACCCTGCGGGGAACGGCAAGAACGATCAGGAGAAGGAGTAG
- a CDS encoding metallothionein: protein MNGTRCACPECTCEVGSDAVIREGRAFCCPACAEGHPTDDEQCRDPDCRCGEANARDQPRETQVDHALEETFPASDPISP from the coding sequence ATGAATGGTACGCGCTGCGCCTGCCCTGAATGCACTTGTGAGGTGGGCTCCGACGCCGTGATACGTGAAGGGCGCGCCTTTTGCTGCCCGGCGTGCGCCGAAGGCCATCCTACGGACGACGAGCAATGCCGCGATCCGGATTGCCGTTGTGGCGAGGCCAACGCGCGAGATCAGCCACGCGAAACCCAGGTCGATCACGCCCTGGAAGAGACCTTCCCGGCAAGCGATCCGATTTCACCGTGA
- the glgB gene encoding 1,4-alpha-glucan branching protein GlgB — protein MIDEALQRLRRAEEGDPFSYLGPHIEADGVGVRAWLPGAESVELLDAVDQSPLGTMVRADPEGLFEGLMAEPRKYLLRIQWPDAEQITEDPYAFGPLLGDLDLYLFAQGNHHELGSCLGAQVMKQDGIPGVRFAVWAPNARRVSVVGDFNAWDGRRHPMRRRYPAGIWEIFIPRLEPGERYKYELLGAEGLLPLKADPVGLAGEPPPATSSRVTGALAFEWQDQEWMDRRKVAQQPGQPLAIYELHAGSWQWIEERPPSWAELADRLIPYILEVGFTHIELMPIMEHPFGGSWGYQPLSLFAPTARLGSPEDFAAFVDACHRGGIGVILDWVPAHFPADEHGLARFDGTALYEYQHPFEGFHQDWDTLIYNLGRSEVHGFMLASALHWLRVYHVDGLRVDAVASMLYRDYSRKEGEWIPNRHGGRENLEAIEFLRHLNGVVRSEVPGALVIAEESTAWPGVSHPAAEGGLGFSYKWNMGWMHDSLAYIQKEPVHRKHHHHQVTFGLLYAFSEHFILPISHDEVVHGKGSLLGRMPGDRWQQFANLRLYLAFMWTHPGKKLLFMGCEFGQWREWNHDQQLDWYLLRYPEHAAVRDLVQTLNTLYRQEPPLHQRDGRADGFQWLIGDDSHNSVYAWLRHGENGKPLLVVHNFTPEPRNAYRIGVPRAGLWQLLLNTDEERFSGSGAGTSGALDSEPVIAHGEAQSLLLDLPPLGTLIFRPAR, from the coding sequence ATGATCGATGAAGCGCTGCAACGCCTGCGCCGGGCGGAAGAAGGGGACCCCTTCAGCTATCTCGGCCCTCATATCGAGGCCGACGGCGTAGGGGTACGGGCATGGTTGCCGGGCGCAGAGTCGGTGGAGCTGCTGGATGCCGTCGACCAGAGCCCGCTCGGTACGATGGTCAGGGCCGACCCGGAGGGGCTGTTCGAGGGGTTGATGGCGGAGCCGCGCAAGTACCTGCTACGCATCCAGTGGCCCGATGCCGAGCAGATTACTGAAGACCCGTATGCGTTCGGCCCGCTGCTCGGAGACCTCGATCTCTACCTGTTTGCCCAGGGCAACCACCACGAACTCGGCAGTTGCCTTGGGGCGCAGGTCATGAAACAGGACGGGATACCCGGCGTGCGCTTCGCCGTGTGGGCGCCTAATGCGCGACGGGTTTCGGTGGTAGGTGATTTCAACGCCTGGGATGGTCGCCGGCACCCCATGCGCAGGCGCTATCCGGCCGGAATCTGGGAAATCTTCATTCCGCGCCTGGAGCCTGGTGAGCGCTACAAGTACGAACTCCTCGGTGCCGAAGGGCTTCTGCCCTTGAAGGCCGATCCGGTTGGGTTGGCCGGCGAGCCGCCGCCCGCGACCAGTTCCCGCGTGACTGGTGCGCTGGCATTCGAATGGCAGGACCAGGAATGGATGGACCGGCGCAAGGTCGCCCAGCAGCCAGGCCAGCCGTTGGCCATCTACGAACTGCATGCTGGTTCCTGGCAATGGATCGAAGAGCGTCCACCGAGCTGGGCGGAACTTGCCGATCGCCTGATTCCCTACATCCTGGAAGTGGGCTTCACCCATATCGAGTTGATGCCGATCATGGAGCACCCCTTCGGCGGCTCCTGGGGCTACCAGCCGCTCTCGCTATTCGCGCCCACCGCACGTCTGGGCAGCCCGGAGGATTTCGCCGCTTTCGTCGATGCCTGCCACCGTGGGGGAATAGGGGTGATCCTTGACTGGGTTCCGGCGCACTTTCCCGCCGATGAACATGGGCTGGCCCGGTTCGACGGGACGGCACTGTACGAATACCAGCACCCGTTCGAAGGCTTCCACCAGGATTGGGACACACTGATCTACAACCTCGGCCGCAGCGAGGTGCATGGCTTCATGCTGGCCTCGGCGCTGCACTGGCTACGTGTCTATCACGTCGACGGCCTGCGGGTGGACGCGGTAGCCTCGATGCTCTACCGGGACTACTCGCGCAAGGAAGGCGAGTGGATTCCCAACCGCCACGGAGGGCGTGAGAACCTCGAAGCCATCGAGTTCCTCCGTCATCTCAACGGGGTGGTGCGCAGCGAGGTGCCAGGCGCCCTGGTCATAGCCGAGGAGTCCACCGCCTGGCCGGGCGTCAGCCACCCCGCAGCGGAGGGCGGGCTGGGGTTCTCCTACAAATGGAACATGGGCTGGATGCACGACAGCCTGGCCTACATCCAGAAAGAGCCGGTCCACCGCAAGCACCATCACCATCAGGTGACGTTCGGCCTGCTCTACGCCTTCTCGGAGCACTTCATCCTGCCGATCTCCCACGACGAGGTGGTGCATGGCAAGGGATCGTTGCTGGGGCGGATGCCTGGGGACCGGTGGCAGCAGTTTGCCAACCTGCGCCTGTATCTCGCGTTCATGTGGACCCATCCAGGCAAGAAGTTGCTGTTCATGGGCTGCGAATTCGGCCAATGGCGGGAGTGGAACCATGACCAACAGTTGGACTGGTACCTGCTGCGTTACCCGGAGCATGCCGCCGTCCGCGACCTGGTGCAGACGCTCAACACCCTTTACCGGCAGGAGCCACCGCTCCATCAGCGCGACGGACGCGCCGACGGTTTCCAGTGGTTGATCGGCGACGACTCCCACAACAGCGTCTACGCCTGGTTGCGCCATGGCGAAAACGGTAAACCGCTGCTGGTGGTGCACAATTTCACCCCCGAGCCACGCAACGCCTACCGCATCGGCGTACCCAGGGCCGGACTCTGGCAATTGCTGTTGAACACCGATGAGGAACGCTTCAGCGGCTCGGGCGCGGGTACCTCGGGAGCCCTCGACAGTGAGCCGGTGATTGCCCATGGCGAGGCCCAGTCGCTGCTGCTGGACCTCCCGCCACTGGGTACGTTGATCTTCCGGCCTGCGCGCTGA